The Jaculus jaculus isolate mJacJac1 chromosome 1, mJacJac1.mat.Y.cur, whole genome shotgun sequence nucleotide sequence TGCAAGACTACCAACTGATTAGAATTTCAGTGTAGGCACTAACATGTTGCAGGTCTACAGCCAGACTATCTTGAGCTGTTTTAGCCCCTTTGACAGCCAATTAACATCCACCTCTGGGTCTGACCTAATATCCTATGACCAAATAAATCCTTCTGAAGTGTATAAACAGGTCCCCTGGTTTCGGCCCAATTGAAAGTCATAGGATAGCTCCTGAGCCCAATACTGAAGATTGCTCTGCTTTGTGTAAGATGATGTTTCCATCCATGCATTTGAAAGTGCCTCAGTTTATAaccttcttttgttctataactgCAAAAACTTCACGAAATTATGAATACATTGGATCACAGAACTTGGGGTAATCTAAATCTGTGGTCCTTAGCCATGATCACTCATACTTGGGTCCAGGATGAGCTGTCTCTTACTGCCTTGAAGATGAGAGCTGGGTTTTGCGTCAACAGGAGCACGTTCATCTTACAGTGTCATGTGGCCTTCCACCTTCAGGATCCCAGAGCCAAACTGAAACCACCCCTGGACCTGGATTACAGACAAGGACATCACTCAGGCAGAAGGATGGGGAGCAGTGCAGACCCCACTCCAGCCTCCAAGGCCatggtagcaaaggccagtacaTCAGGGTGGACAGGAGACTCCGGAGTCAGGGTGGTGGACCCTCCCCTTCATCCGTCATGCCCGGCAccgacactggggaatcaactccATGTGAAGTTACTGAATTGGCTAAAGTGACACATGATTCATGTGTCCTTCACCACAAAAGCGTGGACCTTGATGCTGACGACTGCCATGTGGCTTCCCTGGGGCACACACTTAGAGTTTGGTGGTAAAGGTCCCTCACAGACCAGAGAAGACAAGACGTATGCGTGGAGCAGCCTTGAGGCCCAGGATGAGCATtataaggaaaactgaaaaaagggggaaaacaaGGCACATTTGAAGCAGGCTGGTCAGCATCCTTGAGCCTGCTCCCCACTTCTCCCCTGCCTTCCCTTGTAACCGTGTCCTGCCTAGAGATAGGAGTAAGAAGTAATCAATCTTATAATGACAAATATGTTCAACATTACTGCGTGTtctttactatatttatttttttttaaagtgagtgtATAAAACCTTCAATGAGGGCTAGGGCTGTTTTGGAGGCTACTCTGCCTGACTCTTAGCCAGCTAATAAAGCTATTTTCTTGGGATTTTGGGGCCTTGATCTTCCAGTTCTCCGTGCCTATACTGTCCTGAGGGCCTCACTTTGACAAAGGCAGCTTCACAGCTACACAGCTGGCAAGAAAACATCTGCCTTCTCTGGGCTTCCAGCCCACAACCACGTGACTGGAATCCTTGAGCACAGCCCCTCTTCATCCAGGCCCTGGGCTGAGGCCCCACACTGGCCCCTAGGCCTCTGACAACAGGAGTCACAGTGAGCCGTAAccctttctgtccctctccctgagccacagcaggtcagcctgggaaggaCATGGATTTCAACAGAGGAGGCCCCCACAAGAAGCATCAGGCTTTGGGGTGCCCTGAGGGTGGGAAAGTACAGGGCTGTGTGGGGCCTGTCTGGAACATGGATCAAGGATAGATGCTTCAGCTGTGGGACTGAGTGGACCCCCTCTGGCCTGTGGAAAGTTCCATGACCCCCACTGTAAGCTGCAGGTGGGAGGGCATGGGACAAGTCCTCATTTGGGGTCCTAGACCGAAAGAGCCCTGACTCAGCACTTCCTATCATTCTGACATAGAGTAACCATATCCTCAGAATTTAGTACTGCCCCCTTTGTTACCCATCAATTCCCAATATGCCAAAATCCAGGGAAAGGAAACTTCTAGAAATCGATGGTGCTGGGGCTGGGCAGACCCAGGAACAACATCCTGTCACCCCTCAGCCCATCCCGGTATGCACCATGAAGCACAAGTACCACATCTCCCAAATGTTTATTGACAGGCACAAGCTGAGGACAGATAGCAAGCAGTCCACCCTGCGGGCTGTATTCTACATGAACATCTGTGGATAGGATCCCTCCACCCCATCCCCAGAGGAGACACTGCTTGGGAAACAGTCCTAGAACTGGTTGGAGGATGAATTTCTGGTTCCCCGGAGACCGAGGCAGGATGAAAATGTTTCCGTAACTGTCCAAAGACAATTTGCTTACTGTCCTGTATGCAACTCTTCCGATAGAATGCAAGGCCGTATGACTTAAGAAGttgacagccaggcgtggtggcacatgcctttaatcccagccttggggaggcagaggtaggggtattgctgtgagttcaaggccaccctgagactacagagtgaattccaggtcagcttggaccagagtaagaacctaccaccccccccaaaaaaagaaaaagaagttgatTGGGGTAACTAGAAGTGAGGGTAactgggaggggagggcagcgCGTGCGCACTGGATCTCTTAGAAGGCGTTTCACTACCCCGAGGTAGCTCTGCCAGCCAGGGCTCTATGAGGTCTAGGAGTGATGGCCCATGTAGGAATCTCTGCCATCCTTGACCAGGTGCCCAAACCCTTGAGCCTGCAGAAGTGTCTCCACCTTGGCTAGCACCCAGGACGCTTCGAACCCATGGTGTCAAGAAAAGAATTTTGAATAAGACCAGTCCAGGAGGGACAGGTTTTGGGGGGACTACAAATAGGTATCCTTGATAAGGGGCCTCTGGGAGACAGGAATGGACCTCCTGCACCAACAGAGAGTCGTTGCAGTATGCACTTCCGGAGGATGGTACGACGTTGACTTCCTCGGGTCCTCCCCTGCCCACCGCCTGGTCCAAGAAGGGCCCATCCACATCTCTCGGCTCAAGCCTCCGCAGAGCTCTGCAACAGCCCCTCCGGTAGGGGGCGCGCATGAGTCAGGCCTCCTCCCCTCATTCCTGGACCACGCCTTTCACCACCAGGACCTCccgtctcccccaccccccccccccagcttcaaTCCTGACTACCAACCTCTAAATCCAGAACAAAGCCAAATGCTGCTGGAGGTTGGGCTAGAAAGGGGAAAGAAGTGGGATGCCAAGCGTCCACGGCAACGCCCAGTGGCTTGTGGACACTGTCAACCTAGGAGGCAAGAATTCCTTGCAAGGCCACCATAGAACTTGGAGAGAAGCAGGTTGTCTGggttctaggtttttttttttctacccctGTACTGGGGACTCCCTGGGTCAGGGGGTTCAGTACTTCTGGGAAGCCCTGAAGATGTGCAGCCCCGGTTGGCTGACACCAACTGGCTAAATACCCAGACAAGAGGACACCGAGCAGGAAAATGCCAAGCTCAGGATGTGCCCTTCCCTCCTTAGACAGAGCTGTTGCTGGGTGAGCTGAGCAGAGGACCAGACAGAGAACAGAGTCACAGCAGAGTCACACCACGTGCAATTTATTGATTCCCTGTGGACAGATATGTAAATGTAACAGCCAAACAGATGAGGGGTCAAGGGCAGGGCCTCCATGTCAGGGTGAAGGTGTTGGAACACAAGGGTAGGATTAGAAGCccaactcttttttcttttaatatttatttatttatttgagagcaacagagaaagaggcagagagagagagagagagaaagggagagaatgggcgcaccagggcctccagccactgcaaactaactccagatgcatgtgtcaccttgtgcatctggctaacgtgggtcctggggaatcagcctcaaactggagtccttaggcttcacaggcaagtgcttaacggaaAAACCATACCATCCATCTCACCAACTCTAAGCGCAACTCTTCCTGTGGATCAGTTTTAACGGCTAGCACGGAGGTGGTGGTGAAGGAAAAAACCccagcagggggtcccccacgctctgcccagatatgacgacaccccaaatcactcacgagaagcggtcttgatgcaaactgcaagaggattttattccaagcgcgctggggcccacagtcgtacacctcacaggggtagaggactgcagagccccaaatgcaggaacaggacagtttttatagggtttctaacaaagcctgtgcattagaccaatcatttttttaatatcaggagcccgcagggtgttagccagtcagtttgtgccaccccataatttctaagccaattagtttaatttgttcaagcccttcgtggaccaatcattctcttatgaccttggtggtcagcatttgcgcaggtccttgggtgggagtagcagagtgtggttccagtctcctatgaccttggaggtcagcctttgcgcaattccttaggtgggggtagcagagtatggtatcagcctcctatgaccttggtggtctgaggcaggctgctacagcttatggtgcgagctacaaAGGCTTACaatgtgggctattaaggcttatagtgtaaggcttatagtgcaggctatttacagaaaccaaataagtggttcacttcattactcatttcccatccttgagggctatctcatgcccttttacctagttttatattaggagcgggctctgatataatgagaagagggattcttcacttgcttccaacagagagtaaagcctggagtttgaggtatgcagggagcccgcttaagctccccttggagcgtgatagtatttctgagcttctgaattcttgggcctttcagtggtcatgatgatgatgaagataatGATCATGAAGAGGCTGAAGACTAGGGCACAGATGTTCAGGTACTTGGCAGTGGAGGCATGGGCCTGGGCCCCAGTCATGTCGCCCACCATCTTCCTGTCCCTAGACTGGAGGAGACCACATGGTGAGGGGCCTTGGAGCAGGTCATATGACCTCCAGGTACTCTAGATACCTGTTCAGTGCAGCCTCCCTCCCTCAGGTCAGGACCCCTCATCCATTCACACAGACTGTCTGAGGTGACCCAGCAATGGCTCAGAACCCCATCATGGGACAATGTTTCCCAGGTGCCAATGTCTCTGGTACTTTATAGACACCCTGGGGTCCCCGTCTGAAAGCAAAAGGGGTATTTCAGAAACTAGGCTTAGGAACAAAATTTGAACCCAGTATAACCAGACAGCCTCACCCCATGCCTACCCAGTAGACTCCCCAAGatgtacacaacacacacacacagagtgagaaaaGACACGTGTACCTTCACGGAGTAAGCATACGCAACGATACCCAGGCAGCAGAAGTTCATGAAGAGTGCGTTGAACAGAGACCACACCACGTGGTCCGGCAGGGAGACCTCTCTGGGCATTTTGATTTTGGTGGTCGTGGGAGCTAAGCTGTGGCGTTCCTCCCTCATGGCCACCTCATGCTGCTCCTTAGGCATCTCCTGGCTTTGAGAGACACGCTGTTGTGAGCCAAGACGGGCTGGGAAGAGTGGTTGTTGGGAAGAGGTCCTGGTCTGCCACGGGCTCTGGAGGCTGGTGCTGCTCAGGGGCCGTCCTTTCAGCTGAAGGGGCTGATTCTCCAAAGACTGTTTCCTGGTGCAAGATGATGAATTTTCTAGAGAGCAAATCACACAGCTTCAAGTCACACCTTGGGGTGTGTTCCATGGATGTCCCCTCCCACCAGGGCCCTTTGTGAGCAcccccatgtgcacaagggaggggTTTGAGGAGGTGGGCAGCGGCTCACCCTCCTGCCACATTTCTGCTGCTCAGGTCAgtaaccttgaacttgtgacactGAGCTGTGATGTGCTTTTCCCtgatgtgttttgttttaatgtgatTTGTTTGATTCATGGtctatatgattttatttttaagaatgagtgattttttttttttttttttttttttttttgaggtaaggtctcactctagccaggctgacctggaattcactgtgtagtctcagggtggcctcgaaatcacggcgaccctcctacctctgcctcccaagtgctgggattaaaggcgtgcgccaccacgcccagcaagaattgagtgattttttttaaattaaaatagaagTTCAGAGAAGAACCCAACTAAAACATGCTAAACATCTATCTACATCTGGGAAATTAAATTCATAAAAGCCAAGGAGTGGGCCAGCAACAGGCCAAGAAATGATGCAGGTCGTGTCCTTGGAGTGGATGATATATGCTGTTTTCCACAGCAACATCCTGAGCCTGGCCAAGTGGAGGGAGAGGCATATGCCAAGGAAAATCTCCAGAAATATCCTCCACCACCTCCCCTGTTCTTGGGAAGATGCTTGGGCATGATTCTCCTCACTCTGCCGCATGTGATGTCGGCACCTTAGGGAAAGGCTAGAGTGAGTTCTCTTTTCCAGCTGTTCCCCACTCCAGGAGAAGCCTGTGGTTCTGGAACTGAGGATGGGATTGGTGGCAAGCTTCTCAGTAGTGATGGAATCAGAGAAGGTCCCCTGCTTAGGCTTGCTACCTTCGGCTGGATGAACCAGGTAACTCAGATGACACTGACAGAATAACAAGGGACTTTTTAATGGGCCAgtgtttgaatagatggtccccaagatattcagtgttttattggtttgtactttgcatctgcagccacctggctggaggcggtttCACTGGGCAGAAAGgtgtgatgggtttgagatttcaatctaaagatatgcaaagtgtcccTAGGTGGAGTTTCCCAagtgggaagttccataaggTAGAAGGACCTTAAAGgaccagggaaagagagaaaaagccaaaagccacacagcacagcacattgCAGGAACTCCAGCTTTACATATCTTTACATATCTTTACAtatctttacatatctttagattgaaatctcaagctCACCTTACGATCCGCCCAGTGAAAccgcctccagtcaggtggctgcagatgcaaactacaaactaatgaaacagtgaatatattaagggcatctattcaaagtacTACACATAGTTCAAGCAAAAGTTTATTTTGTAAAGCATAAAAAATTGGGATAGGCTGCCCTGGGGGTGAGCAGCAAGGTGTTGTCACCTATCTTAATGTTTTTGCACAGTTTGAAATGGGTAGCATATTCTTGGGTAAAGAGACCCTTTTTCTCCTAAATTATGGTAAACCAGATCTTTTTAGGCTATTTCTTCCCATGATCCTCTAGAAAAAACCCACAAGGGAGAGGACCGGAGTCACAATATAACTGATGTTATAAATCAGGGTTTCTTGAGGGTGTAGACCCTTCATTAGTGGCAGGTGAGAACTGGAGAAGCACCCTGGTGCCTTGGGTTCTGATACAGTGAGAACAACGTAACTAGGATGTTAAACCACAAATGGGCATCTGGCTGTCAGGAATCGCAGCTACAAGACACAGCTGCAGTTTTACTTGGTTACCACATACCTGACTCCATGTCTGTCCAGAGGCATCACCTCTTCTAGTCAGGTGACTGGTGGAAGTCTTTTGCCTTGAATGTGGAGagataaagccgggcatggtggcacatgcctgtcatcccagcaccagggagacagACGTAAAagtgtcactgtgagttcaaggccagcctgagactacatagtgcttgACCCTACCTTCATAAACAAAAAGTGGAGAGATTAGATAAGCCTTGGGAAGATTAATTCTGTGTGATGATTAACTTGGTTGTCAGCTTGCTTGGATCTGGACTCAACTAAGATTCAAGCCTCTGAAGACAGGCCTGTGAGGGCGTTtccagggtactggggaattgaaccggggttcttagggtttgcaggcaaacactttaacctctaagccatctccccagccccatcaatCACTGTATTTTTGGTATGAAACTCAAATTTCaatcactgaaaataaattcattaaagcCCGGTGGGAGACTGTGTAGCCGAGAGCGCACAGCCGAGATGCTGCCGGGTGGGAGTGAGCGAGCGATGCACTGGCTGCTGCCTCTGTCCTGCAGCGTCTTCGTGGCCGCCGTGAGCTGCAGGCACGGCCTCTGTGGGCTTGGGATGTTCTATGCGGTGAGGAGGGGCCGCAGGACTGGCCTCTTCCTCACCTGTGTTGGGATTGCggatgtatgccaccatgaccagtttatgtggtgctgagaatctggtctagccactacaaatggactccagacgcatgcgccaccttgtgcctctggcttatgaaTGAGTGTAAAGCCCAGACAATTTCCTGCTGCCAGGTTTGAGAAGTTTGCCACCAAAGATGAGACCTGGGCCTTTGTGAGGAACTCTGCCAGCCCAGATGGTGcagaagagatagaagagagatgacagagaatggattcaccagagtctctagctgttccaaatggactccagatgaatgcatcactttgtgcatctggcttttttatgtgggtattggggaattgaactctggtaattaggctttgcaggcaagtgcaaagGGCATGTTTCTAAACAAGGAAACCTTCATTCAGTATTCTGTCTCACCTTCTTGTTCCCAAACAGCATGAGTGCTTGTGGGTTTGTTAATTTGTAACAaagtctcacactgtagcccaagctggcctggaacttactatgttgcccaggctggtcatttctcctgcctcagtctccagaatTCTGTAATTACAGATCCTGGAACCCCAGcagcttttcatttatttatttatttatttacttattcatataGATGTGGGTTGGGGGCAGGatttcttgccagtgcaaatgaatgcctatctagcatgggtggctagggaatttgaatatgggcaggcaggctttgcaagaaggcacctgttgcagtcaggttcgcattgctggtagaaatcacccaaccaagagcagcttctgggaaaaagagatttactttggctcacaggctccaggggaagctcgatggcaggggaaaacgatggcatgagcagagggtagacatcaccccctggccaacataaggtggaccacagcaacaggagggtgtgccaaacactggcatggggaaactggctttaaagcccataagcccacccccaacaatacactccctccaggaggcattaattcccaaatatccatcagctggggagctagcattcagaacacctaagtttatgggggacacctgaatcaaaccaccacagcaccttTAGCCACCAAACCATCCTCCCCATCcatggttttaaatttttaatttaatttaatttttagaatcatatcatctacaaaaatgataatttgatctctcaCTTTCCAATTTCatccattttatgtgtttctcttgccttattcctatggctaagacttccagtactgtattaagtaaaagtggggacagtgaacaccttattcctgaatttaatagaaaagcttcaggtttttcccatttagtgttatgttggctgcaggcttgtcataaatagcttttattgtgttgagatatgttcgttctatttccagtttctgtaggacttttacaatgaagggatattggattttgtcaaatgctttttctgcatctattgagatgatcatgtgatttttgtccttcagtcc carries:
- the LOC123457246 gene encoding interferon-induced transmembrane protein 3-like, which gives rise to MPKEQHEVAMREERHSLAPTTTKIKMPREVSLPDHVVWSLFNALFMNFCCLGIVAYAYSVKSRDRKMVGDMTGAQAHASTAKYLNICALVFSLFMIIIFIIIMTT